Within Paenibacillus sabinae T27, the genomic segment TAAAAATAATGTGCCTGGCAGAATCCTCTATCGGCAAGCTGAATGGCTCTACTTTTTCAAGTTGACCTCTCAGCTCTTTCAGACTGAACTTGGCTTCACTCAACTCCTCTGTCGGGTCGCTGCCCTTCATTGCGGCAAAGATGCCGTCTTTACGGACAAAGGGCAGGCAGAACTCATTGAGCAAAGCCATTCTTGCAACCGCCCGCGCTGTAACCAGATCATAGCTGTCCCGGTGGGATGTCTGACGAGCAATATCCTCAGCCCGTCCATGAATCAGCTCGACCCCTTCCAGCTTCAGTTCATCGCAGACATGCTTAAGAAACGAGATCCGCTTGCTCAGTGAATCGACGATCGTTAGCTTTAAATGAGGAAAGGCAATTTTAAGCGGGATGCCCGGAAATCCGGCACCGGAGCCAATATCCGCCATCCGTTCAA encodes:
- the rsmG gene encoding 16S rRNA (guanine(527)-N(7))-methyltransferase RsmG — translated: MDPIQEQFVRRLEERGIVLSQQLDQFESYYRELVSWNEKMNLTGITEREQVYTKHFYDSLSLSFFVDMQAVERMADIGSGAGFPGIPLKIAFPHLKLTIVDSLSKRISFLKHVCDELKLEGVELIHGRAEDIARQTSHRDSYDLVTARAVARMALLNEFCLPFVRKDGIFAAMKGSDPTEELSEAKFSLKELRGQLEKVEPFSLPIEDSARHIIFIRKTGATPAKYPRKAGIPAKTPLV